The genomic interval CGATGAAAACTTTTCCCGCTCCTGCGACGTGCCGTCCTGCTTTTTCTTCTCCTGCGCATGGCCCGGTTCCTCCTGCTTCTGGTCTTGGTCCTGACGTTGTTGGCCTTCTTCCTTCTTCGTACCGCGTCCTCGCGGAGGAGCGCGTGAGCGGACAAGAACAGGCAGCTCGTCATCGTCCCCCTCTTCAGAAACAACATCCAAATCATCGTCATCCTTGGGGTCTAGAAAAGGCGACGATGAAGGCTCGTCGTCTCTATAAGTGCCCCCATCTTCttcctcatcctcctcgtCACGTCCTTTCAGACTCACAACTGGCTCGCCGCCGGGTAAACCGACCTCACGTGCCTCAAGAGCCTCCGCAATATCCAGAAGCAAGACATCCATCGGACAAATATACGCAACGCGCTTCCGCCCACTCCACGCCAAGACATGCCCGCAAACCCGCCCGTGGGCGCGCTCTACAACCCAAGCGCCGCTGTCTCCGGGAATACCCATGGGTTGCTTTTTGCCGCCGCCAGTCAATTCGGCAGGTGTCTCGGTGGCGGCACTGCTGACCTGGTACGTGTGGCTGGGTGTCGTCCGCCCAAAGATTTTGACGCTCGTTAGAGCGGGCAGAATGAGGCCCGTTTGCAGGCCGCTGGTACGCGCCATGCACTGCACCTCCAGGCCAGGCAGCGCTGTGGTGGGTGCAACGGTCATCGGGTGCATAACTTTGCCTTGCTTTGACGGGAATTTCCCGTATGAAGGCGACAGCTGCTTGCTCTGGATTCTGGGTATCGAGTTGTCCTCGGGCAGTCTCTCCTCGGCGAATTCGAAAAGGGCCCAGTCGATTTCGTGGATGAGTCCGTTCTGCTCCCTCCTTTTGATGCCGCTCGATGCGTAAACCTCGCCAACGGTAAAGCTGTCCAAATGATCTTCATTTGCTGTCTCGGCTGAAGCATAAAACTCCTCGTCGACGTCGTCCATGGCGGGCTGCGTGATGATGTATCCGTCGCCACAGCCCGGCTCAACACCAGGAATATCGCCGGGCTGGTCATATTCGCCTTCCGACTCGTCACCACTGTCCTCCTCATCTGACGCATCGCTAGTAACATCCGTCTCCGAATACGCTTCGGACTCCTCTGATTCCGAAAACTCGCAGGCATAGTCTTCGCCACCGCTGCTTTCTGCCGACGACTCTGCGTACCAGTCGAAACGAACGTCTTCAGCATCTCTCGCCATACTACGCATAGTCGGATCCTGAGCTTTCGTGTGCTTGTAGATCTCCTCAGGATCGTCGAGCATGTGGTGGACCGTCATCCCATACGGCTTGTCGTCGACTAGGACAAGGCCGCCCAAGCTAACGGGCGGCAGGTGGCGGTCCCCCACCCAAGCTCCGATACTTGCGCCATTGCTTGGGCGCGCTTGAAAATCAGGGTTGGCTGCCTTGACTGCGCCGTCATCatcgtcttcttcttgtgCTGCGCTTCGTTTGGGGTCGCCGGCTTGCTTTCGTGACCTCAGAACCTGTCCCTTGCAAACCTTCAACCCGAACCCAGACTTGCCCTCGAAAAGCTCGCCCAACTTGCGCGTCAGAATGGCCTTGACTTTGCTGACAGACGTACACACAACCAAAACCGTCGGTTGTGTTCTTGTTGGCGAACTGCCGATGGACTCGAGCGAAACTTCGACCGACTCCTCGCGGTTTTTGCGGTAAAAGTGGCGCAGTGCTTGGTTGACTTGAGGCATCACAAGTGTGTTCCACTTCTCCACAGCATCGGGAGGCAAGGGAATTTGCGGGTAGAGACGGGTCTTGGGAGACGGTGCCTTGGCAGGTCTTGACTCCGCAGGGAGCTCTACTGGGCCGGCTGTGGTGTTGTTAGTGGCCGAAAGATGCGATCTGCGATGTAGTACTTACTTTGACCCTCTTGTCTGGCAAGCTGCCGCTTCTCCTCTGCAGCAGAGGGATATGAACGGCGCGCGGAGCTGGGTTCCGAAATGGGCGTCTTGGTATCAACCGAGGAGCCACGAGTGTCGACGATCGGTCGGGTCGCCACCACCTTGACCTCCTTTGAGGGCCCTGAGATGCTCTGACGAGTGGGTGTGCCGATAGGGGACACGGAAGTCTTCTTTCCAAGGTCGAGGTTGAGGCGGTCTTCGAGAGAACTAATGTTGTCTAGGATGGCGCACGAGTCGAGGTAGCGCGTCACGCTGACCTGCACAGCCGAGAGAAGCTCCTCGTCAGAGGTATTCCCTTGAAGCGACATATCGACCGCCGTCCAGCAGGTCTCTACAGCCCTCTTGTAAAGGGTAGAGCAACGAATTCCTAGCTGGTTCAACACTGACTCAGGAATTGGCTGATTAGGATCGGGCACGAGGTTATCGAGTTTCGTCCAAAGACCAATAGACAACAGAACCATGGCGAGAGAGTACAGATCGAGGATACGAGAGTCCATCTTGTCGTTTATGGGCGATGCCGGGGTGGTGCGAGGGTCCAGGGGGTGTCGGAAAAGGGGCAGCGATGGCGAGACTGGTTCATCATCTGATGGAGCATCTGGAAACAGATCGAAGGATGAGATGAGAGGCCGGCGAATGTCCACCTCGCCGGGACTCGTGGTCAAGTCGGGCGTGGACATGTTGCAGAAAGATACGTTCTTGTCGATTATGCAGCCGTGGGTAATACCCCGGGCATGCAAGTCGAATACGGTGTTGACGAGGTTGGAAGCCAAGCGATACTTGGCCTCCAAGGTCGGCTCAAAGTCTGGTCGCGACAACAAATCGGCGAGCGTGCAAACATTGTAGAGAGGATTTTGCGTAAAGTTTTCAAAAGAGACGGCGTTGAAGTTGGGCGGGAAGTGATAGACGAGTCCAAGGCGGGCGTGCTCCAAATCCTCGAAATAACCCAGCAGTCTCGGCAGGCCGATCCAAGTACCTGGGGCCCTCTGCGAGTCCTGCTGCAAGCCGGCTGACAGCTTCTCAAAGCGCGACATGGGGGGCATGATACCCGTGATGGCGTACATGGAGTCGAATGTTGCAAATTCCAACAAGAGCGGTGCAAAGGGTTGGCGGCCAATATGTTGGGATAGATCTGACCAAGCCTGCTTGCTCATGAAGACAATATCGCGTGGAGGAAGGTTAACCCTCGACTCGGTCATGGGCTCCGCCTGCATGGACCGAATGTTTGTTAACGTTGTCGGGTCGATTTCTTGAGGCGTCTGCATCCTGGTGGACTCAAAAGGCCGCAGCTCCTCAGTGGAAGCCATGGACTTTTCAAGCTTGGAACGCGACGACATCTGCGCGGAGGAGCGTGTTCTAGAAAGGTCGTAAAGTGTGTCGACAGACTGAGTGAGGTCTCCAATGGCATCCGCGAATACTGCCTTGTCCCAAGTTACAAAGGCGGTCTTGCGATCTGCCGACTTTTCTGAGACGGTGCCTAGCGGGTTGGTGTAGCTCTTCCATAGCGCATCCAACTCTGATAGCGTCTCCCGAACAGTCGAGAGAATGCTGTGAACAACCTCACTCAGACCGGCTTTTGATAGTGAGCTATCAATTTCATCTGACTGGTTAGGATCTGTCCACTCGATACCCCACGTTGATACGCGGTCCTTTTGGATGCGGAGCTTTCTGAACAGTGACTTGATTTCAGGGTCCTCGGGGGCCTTGACTGGTTCCTGAACAAAGTCTGAAGACTTCTTTGTGTCATTATACAGACGACTCAGGCGCCGCTGCATGTAGCCGCCAGTGGAACGAATGCCTTCCATGTTGGCGGTTGAAACACTGTGCAGGTTAAAGACAAAGAGGTGAGCCCCTCACCAGCGAGGCGGGGGTGAGATGTGAGGGAGTCGAAGCCAGAGCAAGTGAGCGCAGCTCATGAGAATTAGATAATACGTCTATGAGGAGCTCTTCACAGTAACATAATCGGGGACTGTATTGGCAAGGCGGCTCTAAGGAAGGACCGGAGGTGATGATGAGAAGTCGGGACTCGGGGTCGGCGCTGTGAATATCGGAAGCGGATGGGCCAGGCTGTGCGGGCGGCGGGGCTCAGTTGGCGGGTGAATTGCGACTGTGAGTGGTCGCTGGACGTGAACGGGGGTACGTATACAGCAGTCCGCAGCGCAGAGGAGCTGAAGTGAGCGATTACGCGGCTAGAGATGCTTGCGTAAGTAAGTTTGTGAGTGTCGTGATAATAATAGATGGTTCCAACACTCTTTTGGCTTGTTGGTTTGACTATTCGTGAGATGGCCAGCCTTGTTGATGAAGTGAAGGgaagcaagcaagcaagcaagcaaaCAAGTGCGAGGCAAGAAAGTAAAAAGAGGGAAGAAGATTGCATCCAACACTCGTGGGCCCCGTCGTGGTCATCAAGGAGTCCAAGAATGTACTCCGTAGGCACGTAGAATATGGGCGCCAGCGAGTGGATGGAGGCCGAGGGGTGCTAAGGTATGGTAGGGGACCAGGTGCGACCAAAGATCCAACCTAAGCCAAGCAGAGACCCGAGACGGCGGGAAGAAGGATTGAATTATTTCGGTGCCTACAGACCACAGTTTAGGTACGGACGGTCTTTTCCCTTTCCTGTCGATAATCCCATCAGGTATCCGTCCACGctatccgtactccgtacaccgTACGGACGGGCCCTGCCACTGCCTGCTTAGAAGGGACAGCGAATGGAATACGGTACCTGTACTGAGAGGCGGAGACTGGGTTGACTGGCTGGACGGTGGTTCAAATTGTGGCTTGATGTTGGTGATGGCGATGCCGTCGGGTGGATGTTGATGAGATGAGGAATTGGGGCCCCCCGCCAATTGTGTCGTGGGAAAATGTGCGACATTCGATTGCGATGCGCTGCACTGCGACGGAAGGTGCGCGCGGGCTGCTTGCGGTGTCACTCCTGCCGATTGCTGGCTGGCTGGAAATGCTGCTGcctgaaggaggaggagcgccTTTGGGACTCGCTTGCCTCGCTTGTCTCGCTCGTTTCGGCCAGCCCCATATATATAGAGAGCGTTATTGGCCATAAGAATCCTGGAGCCTGCGATGTGGGCCCCTCCCGGGCAATCGGGGCTGAACTTGCCGGGGGCAACAGTACGTACCTTCTGTACCTCAACCTTCCTTTTGCCATCAACCTCCTCTCGCACCTCTCACCTCTCACCCAGTATTGAACACTCACTCATATTGCATTGACAAAACTGATTCAACATGGAGAGCCAATAATTCTGGATCTTGGCACTCGAATGTACGAGAGCACCATTCAGGAAGCAGATACTCCAGGGCCCACTGCTTCTCCCCTCCAAGACACGTTGGCGTTGGGCGATTATCTCGAATCAGGTCCTCACATGTTCATTCTCGAATAACGAAAGAGGAAAACGCAGAGTCCAGCACACGTCTTTGCCCAGTTTGTCCCAGGAATATACGATACTCCGTATTGACTCACCCGTTTCCCCTCCCAATGGGCTTCTCTTATATGGCAATCCACTTGTCCATAAGATACGGATACGCTACGTCTGATCAGCACGCACATCCTCGGGAACCGCATCGAACTAAGGCTCGGACTACTTAGCCCACCACTGACGCCCGACGTTGGCTGCTCTCTGATCAGCCATCAGCATCCTCCACACTGAAGCATGAGTAAGCTGAGGCTCGTTTTACCGTCTTAGTGTCCCTCATCCTGGCTAGCATCCCAAGAAACACCCGGCAGCGCCAGCAGTGCAGAAGAGCTGAGCAGCTTAGAGCGGACCGCTACCTGTGCTAACCCTGCCGCCATCGACGGCTGCCTTGCCCAGTTTTGCTGTGCTCTCACACAATTCTCGTTCTCTCTTTCGCTCTAGTGTACGAGAACCCCATACAGAGTATGGATACTGCAGACTATTGCTGGGCGTCTGGACGGAGTCCGCGTCCGTCATTCATGGATCAAGGCGCTTCAGGCTTCGGCACCAAACTCACCTTACCTACTTTGGCTGCTCAATGGACCAGGCGACTAGGTCTGGAATACACGTACCAACGGATCGTGGAGGTTTGGACGGGGGACCTGTCACTGACTTTCTTGGCATCCAGGCACATTGAGGCGTCTCCCCTTCCCTCGTCATGGGCTCAAGTTCCTCCTTTGCTCGCCAATTCCTTCCTCCTATTAATGGAAAATAACTTCCAGACGGGAACTTGAGTATCCGTACCAAATACACGTAATAC from Colletotrichum lupini chromosome 2, complete sequence carries:
- a CDS encoding HET-s/LopB domain-containing protein codes for the protein MEGIRSTGGYMQRRLSRLYNDTKKSSDFVQEPVKAPEDPEIKSLFRKLRIQKDRVSTWGIEWTDPNQSDEIDSSLSKAGLSEVVHSILSTVRETLSELDALWKSYTNPLGTVSEKSADRKTAFVTWDKAVFADAIGDLTQSVDTLYDLSRTRSSAQMSSRSKLEKSMASTEELRPFESTRMQTPQEIDPTTLTNIRSMQAEPMTESRVNLPPRDIVFMSKQAWSDLSQHIGRQPFAPLLLEFATFDSMYAITGIMPPMSRFEKLSAGLQQDSQRAPGTWIGLPRLLGYFEDLEHARLGLVYHFPPNFNAVSFENFTQNPLYNVCTLADLLSRPDFEPTLEAKYRLASNLVNTVFDLHARGITHGCIIDKNVSFCNMSTPDLTTSPGEVDIRRPLISSFDLFPDAPSDDEPVSPSLPLFRHPLDPRTTPASPINDKMDSRILDLYSLAMVLLSIGLWTKLDNLVPDPNQPIPESVLNQLGIRCSTLYKRAVETCWTAVDMSLQGNTSDEELLSAVQVSVTRYLDSCAILDNISSLEDRLNLDLGKKTSVSPIGTPTRQSISGPSKEVKVVATRPIVDTRGSSVDTKTPISEPSSARRSYPSAAEEKRQLARQEGQTGPVELPAESRPAKAPSPKTRLYPQIPLPPDAVEKWNTLVMPQVNQALRHFYRKNREESVEVSLESIGSSPTRTQPTVLVVCTSVSKVKAILTRKLGELFEGKSGFGLKVCKGQVLRSRKQAGDPKRSAAQEEDDDDGAVKAANPDFQARPSNGASIGAWVGDRHLPPVSLGGLVLVDDKPYGMTVHHMLDDPEEIYKHTKAQDPTMRSMARDAEDVRFDWYAESSAESSGGEDYACEFSESEESEAYSETDVTSDASDEEDSGDESEGEYDQPGDIPGVEPGCGDGYIITQPAMDDVDEEFYASAETANEDHLDSFTVGEVYASSGIKRREQNGLIHEIDWALFEFAEERLPEDNSIPRIQSKQLSPSYGKFPSKQGKVMHPMTVAPTTALPGLEVQCMARTSGLQTGLILPALTSVKIFGRTTPSHTYQVSSAATETPAELTGGGKKQPMGIPGDSGAWVVERAHGRVCGHVLAWSGRKRVAYICPMDVLLLDIAEALEAREVGLPGGEPVVSLKGRDEEDEEEDGGTYRDDEPSSSPFLDPKDDDDLDVVSEEGDDDELPVLVRSRAPPRGRGTKKEEGQQRQDQDQKQEEPGHAQEKKKQDGTSQEREKFSSGENHDLSRRMESMGIGRSRMGVGMCS